The Leptodactylus fuscus isolate aLepFus1 chromosome 3, aLepFus1.hap2, whole genome shotgun sequence genome has a segment encoding these proteins:
- the EIF2B4 gene encoding translation initiation factor eIF2B subunit delta isoform X1, with amino-acid sequence MEESDQPDRNKQKMDPLKLKVKGQELSKEEKLRLRKEKKLQKKGKEKTAAPVEAPTAGGQESAPQKVESSQPSVTPPVAPTPATVISEPPAGGKSKAELRAERRAKQEAERAQKQNKKVDPSAGTAPTKVKAPPPESQTVKRLPEYVLVDDPEAQKKLAKKLERQQVPYRQDYGRKVSLFSHLHQYSRKIPLTQQMSIPHSGIHPAVVRLGLRYSQGIVTGSNSRCVALLHCFKQVIQDYNTPPHEELSRDLVNKLKPAISFLTQCRPLSASMGNAIKYIKKEISNISRQKSEEEAKDHLYQCIDLYIHEKIGLAAQAIAKSAAEKISEDDVILVYGCSSLVTFTLCEAHNSGKRFRVIVVDSRPRLEGRETLRRLVNCGIHCTYIMITAISYILPEVSKVFLGAHALLANGYVMSRVGTSQIALIAKAHNVPVLVCCETYKFCEKVQTDSFVSNELDDPDDLIVTRKGRCPLKQWEKNEWLRLLNLVYDVTPPDLVDLVITDLGMIPCTSVPVVLRVKSGEQ; translated from the exons ATAGAAATAAACAGAAGATGGATCCTTTGAAATTGAAG GTGAAGGGTCAGGAGCTCTCCAAAGAGGAGAAGCTCCGTCTACGAAAGGAGAAAAAGCTGCAGAAGAAGGGCAAGGAGAAGACGGCTGCGCCAGTGGAAGCCCCGACAGCGGGGGGTCAGGAAAGTGCCCCCCAAAAAG TGGAGTCCTCTCAGCCCTCTGTTACACCTCCTGTCGCTCCAACCCCTGCTACAGTCATATCTGAGCCACCGGCTGGAGGAAAGTCAAAGGCAGAGCTACGAGCAGAGCGAAGAGCCAAACAGGAGGCCGAGCGCGCCCAGAAGCAGAACAAGAAGGTGGACCCAAGTGCAGGAACGGCGCCCACTAAGGTCAAAGCACCGCCCCCTGAGAGCCAAACAG TGAAGCGTCTTCCAGAATATGTCCTTGTGGATGATCCTGAAGCGCAAAAGAAACTGGCAAAGAAACTGGAACGGCAGCAG GTTCCGTACCGCCAAGACTACGGTAGAAAGGTCAGCCTGTTCTCCCACCTGCACCAGTACAGCCGCAAGATCCCCCTCACCCAGCAGATGAG CATCCCGCACTCCGGCATACACCCGGCGGTGGTGCGGCTCGGGCTCCGGTACTCTCAGGGCATCGTCACCGGCTCCAACTCCCGCTGTGTAGCCTTATTGCACTGCTTCAAACAG GTGATCCAGGACTATAATACCCCGCCCCATGAGGAGCTGTCACGTGACCTGGTCAACAAGCTGAAGCCGGCCATCAG TTTCCTGACTCAGTGTCGCCCCCTATCAGCGAGCATGGGAAATGCCATCAAGTACATAAAGAAGGAGATCTCCAACATCAGCCGGCAGAAGAGCGAGGAGGAG GCCAAGGATCACCTGTATCAGTGCATAGATCTCTACATCCACGAGAAGATCGGATTGGCGGCTCAGGCCATCGCCAAGTCTGCGGCGGAGAAGATCAGCGAGGACGATGTCATCTTGGTGTATGGCTG CTCTTCACTTGTCACGTTCACGCTCTGCGAGGCGCACAACAGTGGTAAGAGGTTCCGGGTCATCGTGGTAGACAGCCGGCCGAGACTTGAGGGGCGAGAGACGCTGCGGAGACTGGTGAACTGCGGCATCCACTGCACCTACATCATGATCACCGCCATCTCCTACATCCTGCCTGAG GTGTCAAAGGTGTTTTTGGGGGCGCATGCTCTGCTGGCGAACGGATACGTCATGTCCCGAGTGGGCACCTCCCAGATCGCGCTGATCGCTAAGGCTCACAATGTGCCGGTGCTGGTGTGCTGCGAAACCTACAAGTTCTGCGAGAAGGTCCAGACTGACTCCTTCGTCTCCAATGAGCTGG ATGACCCTGATGACCTGATTGTGACCCGGAAAGGGCGATGTCCATTAAAACAATGGGAGAAGAACGAGTGGCTGCGACTGCTGAACCTGGTGTACGACGTGACGCCCCCCGACCTGGTGGACCTGGTGATCACTGACCTAGGCATGATCCCCTGCACGTCTGTCCCGGTGGTGCTGCGAGTGAAGAGCGGGGAGCAGTAG
- the EIF2B4 gene encoding translation initiation factor eIF2B subunit delta isoform X2, whose translation MSIPHSGIHPAVVRLGLRYSQGIVTGSNSRCVALLHCFKQVIQDYNTPPHEELSRDLVNKLKPAISFLTQCRPLSASMGNAIKYIKKEISNISRQKSEEEAKDHLYQCIDLYIHEKIGLAAQAIAKSAAEKISEDDVILVYGCSSLVTFTLCEAHNSGKRFRVIVVDSRPRLEGRETLRRLVNCGIHCTYIMITAISYILPEVSKVFLGAHALLANGYVMSRVGTSQIALIAKAHNVPVLVCCETYKFCEKVQTDSFVSNELDDPDDLIVTRKGRCPLKQWEKNEWLRLLNLVYDVTPPDLVDLVITDLGMIPCTSVPVVLRVKSGEQ comes from the exons ATGAG CATCCCGCACTCCGGCATACACCCGGCGGTGGTGCGGCTCGGGCTCCGGTACTCTCAGGGCATCGTCACCGGCTCCAACTCCCGCTGTGTAGCCTTATTGCACTGCTTCAAACAG GTGATCCAGGACTATAATACCCCGCCCCATGAGGAGCTGTCACGTGACCTGGTCAACAAGCTGAAGCCGGCCATCAG TTTCCTGACTCAGTGTCGCCCCCTATCAGCGAGCATGGGAAATGCCATCAAGTACATAAAGAAGGAGATCTCCAACATCAGCCGGCAGAAGAGCGAGGAGGAG GCCAAGGATCACCTGTATCAGTGCATAGATCTCTACATCCACGAGAAGATCGGATTGGCGGCTCAGGCCATCGCCAAGTCTGCGGCGGAGAAGATCAGCGAGGACGATGTCATCTTGGTGTATGGCTG CTCTTCACTTGTCACGTTCACGCTCTGCGAGGCGCACAACAGTGGTAAGAGGTTCCGGGTCATCGTGGTAGACAGCCGGCCGAGACTTGAGGGGCGAGAGACGCTGCGGAGACTGGTGAACTGCGGCATCCACTGCACCTACATCATGATCACCGCCATCTCCTACATCCTGCCTGAG GTGTCAAAGGTGTTTTTGGGGGCGCATGCTCTGCTGGCGAACGGATACGTCATGTCCCGAGTGGGCACCTCCCAGATCGCGCTGATCGCTAAGGCTCACAATGTGCCGGTGCTGGTGTGCTGCGAAACCTACAAGTTCTGCGAGAAGGTCCAGACTGACTCCTTCGTCTCCAATGAGCTGG ATGACCCTGATGACCTGATTGTGACCCGGAAAGGGCGATGTCCATTAAAACAATGGGAGAAGAACGAGTGGCTGCGACTGCTGAACCTGGTGTACGACGTGACGCCCCCCGACCTGGTGGACCTGGTGATCACTGACCTAGGCATGATCCCCTGCACGTCTGTCCCGGTGGTGCTGCGAGTGAAGAGCGGGGAGCAGTAG